In a single window of the Nicotiana tomentosiformis chromosome 8, ASM39032v3, whole genome shotgun sequence genome:
- the LOC108946250 gene encoding probable purine permease 4, with product MEFLTQHPQQEHDQDQANFSRELMIIDTKNNIKKSGSRVQMHDQETTNTTSTTKKRYIFLLGINYLCLFVGSISSTLLSKFYFNHKGASRWVSTWVQSAGFPLLLLPIYLPFYVLKSTDRKPFTGFTPKILSLSILIGFLLGFNNLLFSWGNSYLPVSTNSLVLSSQLAFTLITSVIIVKQKITYANLNCVILLTLSSVLLALGSSHDKPKGLTKSKYLIGFFSTVGAGLLFALYLPLMEKIYKKVHCYSMVVEMQMVMELAATVLATMGMTINRGFLEMKKESKNVFDLGEKAYWLTVIFNVVTWQLCFMGTAGMVFLTSSLTGGICMTALMAVNVLGGVIMYGDNFGNTKIVSSLLCVWGFSSYLYGMYMKMKEEEKKKESFIEKLINDDFLQGQHQFVEMTQIVTHNGRG from the coding sequence ATGGAGTTCTTAACCCAACACCCACAGCAAGAACATGATCAAGATCAGGCAAATTTTTCAAGAGAGCTAATGATCATAGACAcaaaaaacaacatcaaaaaaagTGGTAGTAGAGTCCAAATGCATGACCAAGAAACAACAAACACTACTTCCACCACTAAAAAACGTTACATTTTTCTTCTAGGAATTAACTACTTGTGTCTTTTTGTTGGTTCAATCTCATCAACCCTACTCTCAAAATTCTACTTCAATCACAAAGGTGCAAGTCGTTGGGTTTCTACTTGGGTTCAATCTGCTGGCTTTCCTCTTCTCCTTCTCCCTATTTATTTACCTTTTTATGTTCTTAAATCCACTGATAGAAAACCATTTACTGGTTTCACTCCTAAAATCTTGTCACTCTCTATTCTCATTGGGTTTTTATTAGGTTTCAACAACCTTTTATTTTCTTGGGGCAATTCTTATCTTCCCGTTTCGACAAATTCTCTTGTTTTATCATCGCAGTTAGCTTTCACTCTTATCACTTCCGTAATTATCGTCAAACAAAAAATCACATACGCAAATCTAAATTGTGTTATTTTGTTAACACTTAGTTCGGTTCTATTAGCCTTAGGTTCAAGCCATGACAAACCAAAAGGTTTGACAAAGTCAAAGTATTTAATAGGATTTTTCTCAACAGTTGGTGCTGGATTATTATTCGCTCTTTATCTTCCATTAatggaaaaaatatataaaaaagttCATTGCTATTCTATGGTTGTGGAAATGCAAATGGTAATGGAATTAGCAGCTACGGTTTTGGCTACGATGGGTATGACTATAAACCGTGGATTTTTGGAGATGAAAAAAGAGAGTAAAAATGTGTTTGATTTGGGTGAAAAAGCTTACTGGTTAACGGTGATATTTAACGTGGTGACGTGGCAGTTATGTTTTATGGGTACTGCTGGAATGGTGTTCTTGACAAGTTCGTTAACAGGGGGAATTTGCATGACGGCGTTAATGGCCGTTAATGTTTTGGGTGGAGTTATAATGTACGGGGATAATTTTGGTAACACTAAAATAGTTTCTAGTTTGTTATGTGTATGGGGATTTTCTTCATATTTATATGGAATGTATATGAAAATGAAGGAAGAGGAGAAAAAGAAAGAGAGTTTTATAGAAAAGTTGATTAATGATGATTTTCTACAAGGACAACATCAGTTCGTGGAAATGACACAGATTGTAACACACAATGGCAGAGGCTGA
- the LOC104107773 gene encoding probable purine permease 4, with protein MEFLAQHPQQEQYQDQANFSRELMIIDTKNNIQKSGSRVQMHDQETTNTTSTTKKRYIFLLGINYLCLFVGSISSTLLSKFYFNHKGASRWVSTWVQSAGFPLLLLPIYLPFYVLKSTDRKPFTGFTPKILSLSILIGFLLGFNNLLFSWGNSYLPVSTNSLVLSSQLAFTLITSVIIVKQKITYANLNCVILLTLSSVLLALGSSHDKPKGLTKSKYLIGFFSTVGAGLLFALYLPLMEKIYKKVHCYSMVVEMQMVMELAATVLATMGMTINRGFLEMKKESKNVFDLGEKAYWLTVIFNVVTWQLCFMGTAGMVFLTSSLTGGICMTALMAVNVLGGVIVYGDNFGDTKIVSTLLCVWGFSSYLYGMYMKTEEEEKKKESSIEIVTHNG; from the coding sequence aTGGAGTTCTTAGCCCAACACCCACAGCAAGAACAATATCAAGATCAAGCTAATTTTTCAAGAGAGCTAATGATCATAGACACAAAAAACAACATCCAAAAAAGTGGTAGTAGAGTCCAAATGCATGACCAAGAAACAACAAACACTACTTCCACCACTAAAAAACGTTACATTTTTCTTCTAGGAATTAACTACTTGTGTCTTTTTGTTGGTTCAATCTCATCAACTCTACTCTCAAAATTCTACTTCAATCACAAAGGTGCAAGTCGTTGGGTTTCTACTTGGGTTCAATCTGCTGGCTTTCCTCTTCTCCTTCTCCCTATTTATTTACCTTTTTATGTTCTTAAATCCACTGATAGAAAACCATTTACTGGTTTCACTCCTAAAATCTTGTCACTCTCTATTCTCATTGGGTTTTTATTAGGTTTCAACAACCTTTTATTTTCTTGGGGTAATTCTTATCTTCCCGTTTCGACAAATTCTCTCGTTTTATCTTCGCAGCTAGCTTTCACTCTTATCACTTCCGTAATTATCGTCAAACAAAAAATCACTTACGCAAATCTAAATTGTGTTATTTTGTTAACACTTAGTTCGGTTCTATTAGCCTTAGGTTCAAGCCATGACAAACCAAAAGGTTTGACAAAGTCAAAGTATTTAATAGGATTTTTCTCAACAGTTGGTGCTGGATTATTATTCGCTCTTTATCTTCCATTAatggaaaaaatatataaaaaagttCATTGCTATTCTATGGTTGTGGAAATGCAAATGGTAATGGAATTAGCAGCTACGGTTTTGGCTACGATGGGTATGACTATAAACCGTGGATTTTTGGAGATGAAAAAAGAGAGTAAAAATGTGTTTGATTTGGGTGAAAAAGCTTACTGGTTAACGGTGATATTTAACGTGGTGACGTGGCAGTTATGTTTTATGGGTACTGCTGGAATGGTGTTCTTGACAAGTTCGTTAACAGGGGGAATTTGCATGACGGCGTTAATGGCCGTTAATGTTTTGGGTGGAGTTATAGTGTATGGGGATAATTTTGGTGACACTAAAATAGTTTCAACTTTGTTATGTGTATGGggattttcttcatatttgtatGGAATGTATATGAAAACGGAGGAGGAGGAGAAAAAGAAAGAGAGTTCTATAGAGATTGTAACGCACAATGGTTGA
- the LOC138897132 gene encoding uncharacterized protein, translating to MLRKDAATSWTEECQRAFDKIKEYLSKPPVLVPQKSGRPLLLYLPVLDGDFGCILGQHDETGRKEGAGDILSEQANSRLMKLGSKGMGYKEHQNIAIFALCTRADQETAYCAHVKEDIDENPWFHDNKKYLEREEYSESATHTQKRTLRRFANHFFQSGGILYRRTPDLGLLRCVDAKEASRLLEEIYARTCGPYMNGFILAKKILRAGLKPSYKVVTKKVVVDFIQDRIVCRFGVPESIIIDNAANLNSDLMKAMCQTFKIKHRNSTAYRQQMNGAVEAVNKNIKKILRKKPDILPDFASTTVKPMSFEH from the exons atgctgaggaaagatgcggcgacaagctggactgaagaatgccagagagccttcgacaaaatcaaggagtatttatctaaaccgcccGTGCTAGTCCCACAAAAATCGGGAAGACCTTTGTTGCTTTATCTACCTGTGTTGGATGGGGATTTTGGTTGCATtctaggacaacatgatgaaacagGAAGGAAGGAAGGAGCAGgagatatattatctgagcaagcaaattcacgccttatgaagctcg GTTCTAAgggaatgggctacaaagaacaccaaaatattgccatatttgcactgtgtacaagagctgatcaagag acagcttattgtgctcatgttaaAGAAGATATTGATGAAAACCCTTGGTTCCATGACAACAAGAAGTACTTGGAAAGAGAAGAATATTCAGAGAGCGCTACCCACACTCAGAAGCGCACACTTCGAAGATtcgccaaccatttctttcaaagtggaggaattctgtatagaaggactcctgacttgggattactgcgatgtgtcgatgccaaggaggcatccagattgctcgaggaaatataTGCCAGAACCTGCGGACCCTACATGAATGGTTTCATTTTGGCCAAGAAGAtactaagagcagg GTTGAAGCCATCTTACAAAgttgtaactaagaaggttgtaGTAGATTTTATTCAGGACCgcattgtttgtcgatttggggtaccagagtcaatcattattgacaatgccgccaatctcaacagcgatttgatgaaagccatgtgtcAGACATTCAAGATCAAACACCGAAACTCTACAGCATATAGGCAGCAAATGAACGGCGCCGTTGAAGCCgtcaataagaacatcaagaagatattgaggaaaaag CCGGATATTCtaccagattttgcttcaactactgtgaagccaatgagctttgaGCATTGA